The Candidatus Neomarinimicrobiota bacterium genome has a window encoding:
- a CDS encoding acylphosphatase has translation MKKVRVVVSGRVQGVWFRASTYDKAKEFGVNGYVRNTISGDVEFVAEGEDSKVDRLIQWARHGPPLARVDHIEVVVLEYDNEYPDFSVRH, from the coding sequence ATGAAGAAGGTGAGGGTAGTCGTATCCGGGAGGGTCCAGGGGGTGTGGTTTAGGGCTTCCACTTATGATAAGGCTAAGGAATTTGGAGTAAACGGATATGTCAGAAATACGATTAGCGGTGATGTTGAATTCGTGGCAGAGGGCGAGGATTCTAAAGTGGATCGGCTCATTCAGTGGGCCAGGCATGGGCCGCCGCTAGCGCGGGTTGATCATATAGAAGTGGTTGTTCTGGAGTATGATAATGAGTATCCAGATTTCAGTGTCAGGCATTGA
- a CDS encoding tetratricopeptide repeat protein produces the protein MALALFASCAYFNTFYNATIYYDTGVKALETAGASGSANIPKLASDAFGKAIEKSLKVIEKYPESRYVDDAFFIIGRSYFYRQEYGLAERYLRQLLQEYPWSPFSSDARIWLAKVHAQLGLTDMVEEDLAPILALPDPPPALLAEIYMLRGDIALRQGNVSAAITAFQKGAQLASDATQQSAIYYQLYELTEEQEDYAAALGFLDRYARTTPSESERINSRLTRVQLLQKMGDLEGAYKEIRNMVSLTEFASIIPGLQLELGKIELRRENWTEALNRFGEVIDEFATLPEASEAAYRAGEIHFTQFYDIDQARDNFRRVKRNTTYYQPAQVKLEQIATLKDMNKKITTLRSQLGLDKPAEEESLVEGIAIQSPGEEALPGKAVQEIDSTRPALDTAEVRQNLAYAMYRLGEIQLFEMEDVGNGLTIMADIVSNFDNTEVAAQAAYVLYTHTRDNPDQATFWRTIILEKYPTSPYGLLLSARGPTTGDRELDSLITLADEAIPHNPRRALYLFRKIHEQFGTEQSSYAIAYLYDEYLAQLDSAIVAYDEYLSLFPTGMFSSDTNRRLNFLRRIKAGLPSTEDEPEPVTAEGINQEVVTDTLSIEEDVSPVREVPEP, from the coding sequence TTGGCACTGGCTCTGTTTGCCAGCTGCGCCTACTTCAATACCTTTTATAACGCCACCATCTATTATGACACGGGTGTGAAGGCTCTGGAGACGGCAGGTGCCTCAGGTAGCGCTAATATACCTAAACTGGCCAGCGATGCTTTCGGGAAAGCAATCGAAAAATCCTTGAAAGTCATCGAGAAGTATCCTGAAAGTCGCTATGTCGACGACGCCTTTTTCATCATTGGCCGGAGCTATTTCTATCGCCAGGAGTACGGTTTGGCTGAAAGGTATCTGCGACAACTTCTGCAAGAATATCCCTGGAGTCCCTTTTCTAGTGATGCCCGCATCTGGTTGGCGAAAGTCCATGCCCAGCTGGGCCTGACCGATATGGTGGAAGAGGACCTGGCGCCCATTCTCGCCTTACCTGATCCACCGCCGGCCTTACTTGCTGAAATCTATATGCTTCGCGGAGATATAGCCTTGCGCCAGGGAAATGTCTCAGCGGCTATTACCGCCTTCCAAAAAGGGGCGCAACTGGCTAGCGATGCCACTCAGCAGTCTGCCATCTACTACCAACTTTACGAACTAACTGAGGAACAGGAAGACTACGCCGCAGCCCTCGGCTTTCTGGATCGCTATGCGCGAACCACCCCAAGTGAGAGCGAACGTATCAACTCGCGGCTCACTCGAGTACAGTTGCTGCAAAAAATGGGTGACCTTGAAGGGGCATATAAGGAAATCCGCAACATGGTGTCGCTCACGGAATTTGCCAGTATCATTCCCGGACTACAGCTGGAACTGGGTAAAATCGAGCTTCGCCGAGAGAACTGGACTGAAGCCCTGAACCGCTTTGGTGAGGTCATTGATGAGTTCGCCACCTTGCCGGAGGCTAGCGAGGCGGCTTACCGCGCGGGGGAAATCCATTTCACCCAATTCTACGACATCGACCAAGCCCGAGACAATTTCAGGCGTGTTAAACGCAACACCACCTACTATCAACCTGCCCAGGTAAAACTGGAACAAATTGCCACCCTCAAAGACATGAATAAGAAGATCACCACCCTTCGGTCGCAGCTGGGCCTGGACAAGCCAGCGGAAGAAGAGTCGCTAGTAGAGGGGATTGCAATCCAAAGTCCTGGGGAGGAGGCACTCCCGGGTAAAGCCGTGCAAGAAATCGACTCAACCAGACCCGCCCTGGATACCGCTGAAGTTCGCCAGAATCTGGCCTATGCCATGTATCGACTCGGTGAAATTCAACTTTTTGAAATGGAGGACGTTGGTAACGGGCTAACAATTATGGCTGATATCGTGTCCAATTTCGATAACACCGAAGTCGCCGCCCAGGCTGCCTACGTGCTCTATACTCACACGCGAGACAACCCGGATCAGGCTACCTTCTGGCGGACCATCATCCTGGAAAAGTATCCCACTTCACCTTATGGCTTGCTTCTGAGTGCTAGGGGTCCAACGACGGGAGATCGCGAACTTGATTCACTGATAACCCTTGCCGATGAAGCCATCCCTCATAATCCGCGCCGGGCACTTTATCTTTTCCGAAAGATTCATGAGCAATTTGGCACGGAGCAATCATCCTATGCCATTGCCTACCTCTACGATGAGTATCTGGCCCAGCTGGACAGCGCCATTGTTGCTTATGATGAGTACCTGTCGCTCTTCCCGACTGGAATGTTTAGTTCGGACACCAATAGGCGGCTCAACTTTCTCCGGCGGATCAAGGCCGGTCTCCCATCAACTGAAGATGAACCTGAGCCCGTTACA